TTTCCCTTCCCTTTGTCCTTTGGGTCCTCCGTCTTTTTCAACTTTTGGGTAGGTGGCTTCTTCCTTCGGCTGCATTTCCAGTCCAGGATTCTTCTCCTCTTTGTAGGCTTAGGTTTCTCCTGGGGCTGGGCCTGGAACACTGGTGGCTCCTCAATATCCAGCTTGATAGTCGGATTGAGTTCCTGTggtgtcacggccctcggccccggtttgacccggtccagagccgtggggcaggaaatcccgtggtatttaatttagacgacaacggaagtctttcaTACAGGATCTTCTAATACTAAAATGctcgtttactttattacataatttagggataaacccTGTTAATTTACATTAacatgatttcactgggaaatctttatttctcaaaacatgtttcttttatttttatattgagccacttctctaagcttgtagtacttcacggcacttttcttggatcacaacagatcatctaaaacatgtttgaaaaatattttgtcagtggggaaatactgagtgaatcattcaatttactgaaaacgacacatttgttataatttacagtattaagagcgattacagtgtttccatatcaaccaactacccacagtatttgtcactcgaccggatctgtgactgtggtcatatcactgttgggtccgttcacccaaaagtgacgtatatcactatttaggtccgactACCTAATAGTGTATATCATATTTTAGGCACGCTCAACTAaaatgataaaaacagtagtaatgtgcacaataccccacataccggctgtaattgaaaactacaaagacttaatccctgtaattataactttagaaaataatttggagtattgtaaaacagttgataaaaagagaatgactcacattgaagatttaacgagcagtgtataagcctactgattagccttgtttaacctaatttaattaacaatgcacacaaactgggtcagtaactaatacaaaatttacgataattcacgagattaaaccctcacaacgatttgacaaagtgcgatacttaaacatccagcggattcacaacgaatgacagagtatagcccgagttcgggcagcactcaaacatcctgtcgaaatcacgacgaatgacaaagtataaacccaatttgagcagcacttaaacattcattggatagtttcaatcgatcggacgttgaatcgtaatagcgatcgagttaatacccggtatcgtgaCAGCACCTCGCTATATGAAATTATGCCTTTTAACAGTGATATTTCGTTTGTAAACTAAAAAGTTTCGACAACAGAATGAAGTCCCATACcctggctatttatagcctgattttgggttttacgcggcccgcgtaaacccacaTGTAtcatttacgcggcccgcgtggccgccTAGTCTACGCGTAGGTGTGATTGCTCACGAGTAGGTCCCCAGATGGTCAACACGTGGCCCCGGCATACTTATCCGGTCAACCTTAAGttgacacggcccgcgtaagacaaGGCTTGtcttttacgcggcccgtctgagacacagaattttgtttttcttgatttttaatATGGTTtggggtttcaggggtccggttTATAAATACGGGTATTTTTTTAGGAAATTTTGAGAGTCCTTACATGTGGTATCCATATCGGTGGTATGGATAGTAAAGTTTCGGAGTGCCTCCGacagttcattcatgctgttagcacacatgaAGAAACACACAAAATTCAAGTTAAAATCTTAtttgttaaattaaattttcacagaatcacagaatggcaaATTGGAAAactaagtatttctaaatacttaattggcttaaatcagtggctctgataccacctttttctgtcacggcccccgacccagttTCCTGGTTCGATTGCCGCgagacagaaaacccgtggtatttaattttggcagcggaaattttaacaggatcttttaaaactgaaaacacccgattattttatttcaagttTCAGGATAAACCCCGTAgtttacaataaaggaatttcactAGGAAATTCCCTggttacaaaaacatgtttatttatttactgagccacgTTCTTCAAGCTGTAGTGCTACGCGGCATTTTCCCtggttcacagtaaatcacctgaaacatgtttaaaaagattttatcagcagggaaatactggcgagtcattcaatttgtacaaaacgacacattgttatcaTTTACAGCATTAAGAGTTTTCACATTTGCCCTTATCTATTAATTAGCTGGTTCAAttgtcactcgaccgtatctaTGACTGTGGACATATCACTAAATTAGGCTCgtccacctaaagtgataaatcattagtagtaatgtgcacaaaacccccacatactgccagtaacttaatcactgcaaagtataactggaaaacatttagggttttgcaaacaatttggtaaaaagagaatgactcacattgcgaGTTTAACGGGACAGAGTtttgcctactgatttagcctcgtaacctagttaaataacaatgcacacgaaactaggttagtaacttaatacaacatttacgataagctcacgaagTCAAAACCCTTACGACGAATGACACAGTATAACCCGAgtttgggcagcacttaaacatccatcggatcggtttcaatcgatcggacattatatcgtagcagtgatcgagttattaccctgtaatCGTAGCAGTGTTTCCCTACTTAAATCTACAAATTTGAGCAGTACAGAACGTCTTTTAGAGTAAATTTTCGAGCACAGATGAAAGGCCATGCAACGTTCAATTTATAGCTAAAAATTGagtttgtcgcggcccgcgtaaactcaGAAGGaatcctacgcggcccgcgagggccaccctagctacggctagggctgCCGTGTCACCCCCTAGGTCTGCCACGTGTCTGACATGTGACTTAAAGCTTATCCGGAACATTATCAAGTtatcgcgccccgcgtaagcttTACTTAAGTCTTACGCGGCCAGCGACAGAACAATAAAATtgaatttcttgatttttcataaggattagggttttaggggtccgggtttctATTTACGGAGCGTTTTAGGACAATTTCGTGCAGGTCCTTACAGTTCAGACATAGCAGACGCAAACGGTGAGATACGGTGGTGATTTGGGGGTCTCGGGTGGTGGGACCCTAGTGCTCCCGCGGTGGTGCCCGTTTCAGGTGGTGGTCGTCGTCTCAGGTGGTGGTGGTTCTCTCAGACACAGGCAGCGGTGGTTGTCTTCTCTAGGTTGTGCCATTTGGGGGGAAAGTGGGAAACGAAGGCCGCCCAAGGGTTTTGTTGACGCTTAGGGGTTATATATCAAGATATAACACCAACCGTCGGATCGTTTTGTTGATCAAGGGCCAGATTCTCATCTAACATGCCAAAACACGGATCAGACTTTTAGCGACGACTTTTtacatgtcgccgctaaaagtgtCGCCACTAATGCTGTTATTTCTTGTAGTAAAAGGCTCCGGAATTTCATTTTGCCTTGGGCATCCAAAAATATAGAAACGACCCAGAAATTAATGAATGAAACCCTAATAGTCTTAAGCCCAAACCCACTTAACTTTGTGTGGAGTTACGCGATGTTAGAAAGTAATGCATAAATTGATCGGGTAATCATGACAGAATTAGACTTTAAAAGAGtaggaaaaaaaatttaaacaaactattattttcaaatattatatatatattttttgaacggccaaaagaatcaatcccgagcactttcggggcacccactggacaaacggagtactccgaggtagtgtttggtatgcaggaatgagagggggaatggaatggatgattgcgagggaatgaagaaaaatCTGTTTGGTTGGTTAATGGAATGAAATCACCtattccaaaaggcattccattccctcaaaatcattccttccaccccccatgtttttttccattccatcccctcttgcaccattcatcaacaccacaacccaccaccttcgccacaacccaccaccaccaccacccaccaccgacgccatcgcccCCACCCGCCACCAcatcaccccgacagccaccgtcGCCGCCGCTACCCACTCGCCGCCGTTATCACCCACAGCcgcgaccaaccgccaacgccactcgccgtcgctgcccaccaccatcgtcgacgccgccaccaccacaaccaccaccaactGCCGccgctgccacccaccaccacctctgctgccacccaccaccaacggccaccttgcCACGACCACCACTCGTCGTgaccgccgcaccgccactcgccaccaccaccaccacccatcgccgccaccgacacccaccaccgccacctacaaccacccacaatcactatcaccgaccaccaccacaactcaccgctgattttattactccgtttttttGCCtgccgaacaatacacaatactaattcattctattcacacatgttaaccaaacaagagatggaatggtaatgatccattgcattctctcgtccattccattacctcgtctaTTTCATTCCTTcgtctattccattaccccataccaaacagaccccgAGAGTAACCCGAGCCCACCTCCAATtctggggaaaacccggtaaccccacccgcccgtaggcacggcagtgaaattaccggtaaaactcgtttggctcaaggatccaacccaggtttccctgggtcttctatcattgcccaccagtgcctcactctgcaccaagtgggagttaACCCgtatctctcaagagaaatgcaaactCTCCActacttgatctagagatcattgactttcaaatattatattacatgaGGATGAGCTTGTCAAACAATACTTTTATTTTCTCAAACTCATTCACATTCACAACTACAACAAACAACAATGTCCTTTATACCACAAAAACACATACCGGATCAAAGCAACTGAAGATTATAGTTCAAGTATTCATTTGTACGAGCATTAATGTGCCCAATAATATCAATTCTTTCATATCCACACATAACACATCAAAAACAACAAAACCAGAAATCAAAAGCAAACATATATGTTTCCTATCATTCTAATCATATAGCACAAATTAATCAACACTCCAACTTGATATCAAGACGGCACGCTAAAGCTcgtcatttaagtttgtatcgtcaTGGACACGCACATCTTCCACCCTATTAAGCGACACCAGTTTAGCCATCGCCATTTTCACTGCCTCCGAATTATTGTCCCCAAACATAGCATTTGACACATCAACAACGCCCGGGTTTTGGGCATTAAACACCGAGTAAATAAGCGCGCCCTCAAATCCAGAATTTAAGCAATAATGCAACAATCCTTTAGGGAAAACAAACACATCACCTGCCCTCAAAACACTTTGAAACAATTGGCCCTTTGTGTCAATAAATCCAGCTATCACAACACCTTTTGCCACAAACATCATTTCACTGGATCTAGGGTGAGTATGAGGCATCACTAGCCCATCAAGTTCTAAGTCGGTTCGAGCCGTGGCTAATCCCAAGGTGTTAAGACCGGGGAACTCAGCAGCCGTGACTATGGTGACCGACGAACGTAGGAACTCGTCTGCGCTACCCGGTTGACTCAACATCATGTTTTTGAAATCAGATGTTGTGACATTTGAAGGGTTTTTGCATGGGAAGCCATTGATGAAAATGGTTTCATCAGGGGATATGTAGGTTGGACAGGTGTCTTGGAGGTTATCACAATACACAGGTAAACTATAGAAGCATATTAACAAGAGAATGGCAATGACAAAGAGAAGATTGAAGGTATACATTTTTTTTTCAGTTGACTTAAATTGCTATATCCTATTTCTAAAATATATATTGGAGTACTTATATATGTTAAGATTGCATCCACGGGAAGAAACACTCTAGAGTTGGAGTTAGCTTTACTTATGGTCATCATGTTTGATTAAGTTTTAAGAATATATATGTATTGCTATCAAGAAAGTTATCATATCACAATTATATCAAATAAATGGGCCATGTACTCCACCATTTGAAAATTTACCCCTTTTAAACATACATTTTTTACTTCATTATTCTAGTTAAAAAGTGTTTCAGATGTCTAATTATTATCAAATaaagaaaatattttaaacatataCGTAGCAACATGTTCTGCTATAAATAACTAATTAAAATCATTAATCATATAATCACTTCAAAGCTTTATAAAAAAGCCACTCATGTGTTTTACAATTTAATAAAAAAGTTGCGTGGGTTATACTACTTCAAAAGCATTGGGCCATCTTACATTTCTAGAGATCGTGGCCTCATGGGTCGTATGAATCCTCTTGTCTCCCAATAAATAGTCGGTGGAGATAAAATGTCATCATTTTTGGACAGGAATTATTTCTTTAATCACTATTCTAACGAAGCATGGGGAGTAAATGATGCTAATGAGGAGGATGAGGAAGTTGTGTCTGGtgtccctgttgatcaaaaaaTACAGTTGCCAGACTTGAACGGGGCTCCGactccacctgttgatgaaccatattacccgGCGCATCAAGTATATCCAGATAACGGATAGGGGTATGAATCTCCGTACGTGCAACAAGGTAATCTGGATGGATACGTAGGATACGGTGCTGAGAATGCccctgttgatgaaccatattatCCGACGCAGCAATCGTATCCGGATTACGGATACGGGGGTGAAGTTTCTTACGTGTAACAAGATAGTTCGGATAGATACGGAGGATACGGTTATGAGTCTCGTAACACATCACTGTATGATGATTATCAACCATCTACCCCGGGCAATCCGTTTCAAATTCAGAAGGTATCAcattaatatttgtattattcttataataattattataattgttattgttattattaatattattgttaaaattatattgttattgttattattaatatttgtattgttattataattcttaatataataataataataattattgtggttaaaattattataattattattattgttaaaattataaaactattgtcaatattattattattattattattattattattattattattattattattattattgttaaaattataactattattattattattattgttaaaattatattgttactattaatataataataataataataataatagtaaattataaaaatcgtcctttatgtttacacaaAGTTGCAAACTATGGCCTTTATCTTTATAATGTACAAAAAACGTACTCAATTTTTGCAAACtcttacacgttatgtcctttagccttaACTCAATTAGTTTTTATGATTAAATCTGACCAAACAGACCCCATTTGAGGGCAAATTAGACCTTTTatcatttatttatataaaacaatTTTACTAAAAATAACACATGAGAACTTGTACCCAATTCTACATAATCTTAAAGGACAAAGTCGATGGGTTTTCCACCGGCTTTGCCTCCTTGCCCCTCCTATTTTTATGATATTCCAATTTTAGCCCCTTAACTTTATTACTTTTAAAATttcataaaatggcaaatttagtcCTTATATCTTctactttgaattttcaaaagcaCAACCTCATCTTTCAAATTTTGTCAGCACCAACCCTCTACTTTGGTTTTCCACCATCGCCCCCTTAGCTCTTACATAGTTACGCACCAACCATCTTCTTTTACATTTCCAACAACACCACctcatcttttacacatttccgccaCCACCCCTATACTTTTACACTTTGTCTTTTTTAGACTTTGCTTTTTTACCCCTTGCACTATTACTCCATTTTTACACCCGcccaactttaaaaaaaattgcaaTTGTAACCCCTAGGCTACAACTCCTACTTTAGCAAATGCCAAtgcattgtgttttacaaaatgtcttaggcattgtgttttacactttttttGTAATTGTCTTTTACGTACTGCGTTATACGAATCACGTTTTTGTCTTACTATATGTTTCCACCCGTCAAAAGACAAAGTCGGTGGAAACTCCACCGGCTTTGCCTCCCTATCCCCCAtactttcacgatgttgcaattttagccccttgactttgttaccttcaaagtttcataaaatggcaaatttagtccctaaactatTACTCCATTTTACAAATAGTTTGCTTTTGACACCTTAACTTTGTGGTAGTTTCCTTTTCAGCTccaactttgttatagtttcctTCTTACCTCTa
The sequence above is drawn from the Helianthus annuus cultivar XRQ/B chromosome 12, HanXRQr2.0-SUNRISE, whole genome shotgun sequence genome and encodes:
- the LOC110895688 gene encoding germin-like protein subfamily 3 member 4; the protein is MYTFNLLFVIAILLLICFYSLPVYCDNLQDTCPTYISPDETIFINGFPCKNPSNVTTSDFKNMMLSQPGSADEFLRSSVTIVTAAEFPGLNTLGLATARTDLELDGLVMPHTHPRSSEMMFVAKGVVIAGFIDTKGQLFQSVLRAGDVFVFPKGLLHYCLNSGFEGALIYSVFNAQNPGVVDVSNAMFGDNNSEAVKMAMAKLVSLNRVEDVRVHDDTNLNDEL